The Gemmatimonas phototrophica region CCTGGAACAGGTGGAGGCCAGTGCCGCCCTCAGCCGCGCCACGCTGACCCGCTGGAAGCAGCTGGCAGCACAGGGGGTGGTCACTCCGCAGGAACTGGACGAACGACAGGCGCAGGCGTCGGTCGCCGACGCCAATGTGCGGGCGGCGCGGGCCAACGTCGCCAACCTGCGGGAAGTCCTGCGGTTTGGGGCGCTCACCGCCCCGTTCACTGGGCTGGTCACCGCCCGCTCCATCGATCTGGGCTCGCTGGTGGTGGCTGGAGCCGCTGCCGGCGCCCGCCCGCTGCTCACGCTGGTGCAAACCGATACGCTGCGCGTCATGCTGCAGGTGCCGCAAAGTGCTGCGCCGCGCGTACGGGTGGGGCTCACGGCACAGGTCATGGCCCGCGAAGTGGGAGACTCCGCATTCCTCGGGACCGTGGTGCGCACCGCCGGTGCCATTGAACCCGGTACGCGTACGCTGCTCACCGAAGTGCACATCCCCAATCGCGATCGTCGCCTGCTCCCCGGCATGTTTGCGCAGGTGGCACTCAGCATTCCGAGCAGCGGCGCCTCGCTGCGTATTCCGGCCATTGCGCTCATCGTGCGCGCCGAAGGCACACTGGTCGCGCGGGTGGAAGGGGACAGCGTGCAGCTGGTGCCCATTACACTGGGACGCGACTTCGGCACCACCATCGAAGTCCTCGATGGTGTCCAGGCCGGTGACAACCTCATTGTCAATCCGGCCGAATCACTGGCCAGTGGCATGCGCGTACGTCCCGTAGCGCGCGGGACGACCAAGACGGCCGAGCAGCCAGCGGCGAAGTCGTCGGGGAAGCCTGCCGACAAGCCGTAGCGTGCTTTTCTGATGCGCCACACTCCGACCCCCAAACACCGTATGCTCCGACGCGCACTCGCGCTTGCCACGATGCTTGTTCCCGTCGTGGCGCCGGCCCAACAGCAGGCGCTCGCGTCATGGATTGCACTGGATGCACCGGTGGGGCTGGAGCGGCGCACGACCGTGCCGCTCATCCCGGCACTCACCCGCGCCACTGGTGGCAGCTGGCAGGGCGATGCCCTCGGCAATCTCACACTGCGCAAAGGCAGCGGGTTACCGCGACGTGTGGTGGCCTGCGCCATTGATCGCGCCGGCTTTGCGGTCACGCACATCACCAGCACCGGCATGCTGCGCCTGCATCGTGTCGGCAACGTGGCGCATCCCTTGTGGGATCAGGCACACGAAGGGCAGCAGCTGGAGATTCTCACCGAACGCGGCGCGGTCCCGGCCGTAAGTGCCATTGCCAATGGGCACTTCGCGCAGCAACACCGCAAGGATTCGCTGGTGGTCACCGCCGACGATCTGTGGGTGGATGTTGGTGCGAGTTCACCCGCCGATGTCGCGGCCCTTGGCATTCGCCTGCTGGATCCGGTGCAGCGGCGGCTCGACGCCTTTCGCTACGGTGACCGCACGGCCGGGGCGCAGGCAGGATTGCGCGCCGGGTGTGCCGCGTTGGTGGCCGCCGCAACAGGTGCGGTCACGACCGGTGAAACGATGTTCGTGATTTCCGTGCAGAGCGCCTTCGGATGGCCCGGCGTTGGGGGCGCGGTCGCGCGCAGCGGCTTTGCCCCTACCGAAATCACCCTGCTCGCCAACGGGCGTGCGGAACGGCAGCAGCGCTGGGTGCGCGCCGGCCAGTTTGCGGCGGTCAACGTGGGCACGTTCCGGGCGATGCGTGCCGACTCAGTGCGCATCGTGTCGCCGGCGGTGCGCCACGCCGGCACACTGATGGAAAGCATTGGCGACGCTGACGCCACGTGGTTGCTCGAGGCCGCGGCGGCGGCCGCTGGGGTGAGCACACCGTCATCTGCGGCATGGGTACCAGTGGCGACGCGCCATCGGAGCAGCGCGGCGCTCGATGCGCCGATGCCTGGCGATCCGTTTGCCACCCTCACGCGCTCGCTGGCGCAACTGGCCGATCTGCCCGGTGTGCCCACGCACGAGTGGCGGGTGCGCGAGGCCATTCTGGCGCAGTTGCCGGCGTGGGCGCGCGACCGCGCGGTGGTGGACAGTGTGGGCAACATCATCGTGAGTGCCGGGCCCGCGCGCGACACGGTGGTGTTCATGGCCCACATGGACGAAGTGGCATATCACGTGGCCGCCATCGTGCGCGACGGCACGGTGAGCCTGCGTGAACGCGGCGGCGTGATCAACAGTGCGTGGGAAGGGCAGCCGGCAGTGCTGCACTTTCCCAAAGCGGCCACGGGCGCTCCCGATACGCTGATGGGGGTCTTTGTGCCACGGGATTCGGCGCGCGTGAAGAATCCGCGGGCACTGACCGCCTGGTTTGGTCTCGACTCCGCCGCGCTGGTGGCGCGGGGGGTGCGCGTGGGACTGGGAGTCACCAGCCCCAAAGTGAGTGTGCGTCTGTTTGGCTCACGCTTTACCGGCCGCAGCATGGACGACCGCGCCGGATCGACGGCGTTGCTCATGGCGGTGCGCACGATCAACCCGGCCTCACTGAATCATGCCGTACTGTTTGTGTGGTCGGTGCAGGAAGAAGGCGGTCTGGTGGGGGCTCAGGTGGTGGCGGCTTCGCACGGTGCGAGCACGACGCGCATCTACAGTATCGACACCTTTGTCAGCTCCAACACACCGCTCGAGTCCCCGCACTTTGCCTTTGCGCCGCTGGGCAACGGCCCCGTGCTGCGGGCCATCGAGAACGGCAGCATCTCACCGCCGACGGTGCGGGCGCAGGTGCAGCGCGCGGCCGCCGCCGCCGGCATTCCCCTGCAGATCGGCCTCACGCAGGGTGGTACCGACGGCACCACGTTCACCTTTTTTGGTGCCCCCAATACCGGACTGTCCTGGCCCGGCCGCTACAGCCACACACCGGCCGAAGTGCTGGACCTGCGCGACCTGCAACGGCTGGCCCGCTTGATCGCCGCAGTCGCGCAGCAGCGACCGGAGAAGTAAGACGGGTAGATCGCCGAAGCGGGACGGCGATCTGGAGGGGAGAGCGTTGGGCGTCGCGAGGTGCGATGGATATCGAGGGTGAGAGGCCCGATGACAGCGAGGTGTGAGGTCCGAGTGCTGGCGTCTGCGCTCCCGTGCCGCACACGGGCTTGGGGAAACAGCGGGGACGACCGCTGTTCCAGCGGCGTCTGTGGGAGGCACATACGGGCGGAGGCAACTACTCGGACCTCTCACCATCGTGGTTATCTCGACCCTCTCACCTTCGATATCCATCGCACGGTCTCGCCTCCCAACTCGCAACTCCACGTCCCAGATCTCAGATCTCCCGTCTCACCCGCGTCAGCTGCAGCCTTTGGATGCTCCGCGAACGCATCGTGACTACGCCCTCCGTCGCCGGCAGGTCCTCCGCGGTAATGATCTCCTCTTCCAGCGTGTCTCCCCGCACCCGCAGATGCGTAACCAGCAAAACCCGCCCGGCTTTGAACGACGAGACCAGCACGTCACCCAGCAGCGAGGTCTGGAGCGTAACGCCGCCCCCCTCATCCA contains the following coding sequences:
- a CDS encoding efflux RND transporter periplasmic adaptor subunit codes for the protein MPHSLRRRHVRRGRMAPIALVLVFGALLAAGAVPRLAQSRARETERTEVNATPTVYTEKVRRDTTGTPFELPGTVTGLHETSIFARANGFVQSLRVDIGSVVRRGDTLVVLDMPEIREQSLQAAAVLEQVEASAALSRATLTRWKQLAAQGVVTPQELDERQAQASVADANVRAARANVANLREVLRFGALTAPFTGLVTARSIDLGSLVVAGAAAGARPLLTLVQTDTLRVMLQVPQSAAPRVRVGLTAQVMAREVGDSAFLGTVVRTAGAIEPGTRTLLTEVHIPNRDRRLLPGMFAQVALSIPSSGASLRIPAIALIVRAEGTLVARVEGDSVQLVPITLGRDFGTTIEVLDGVQAGDNLIVNPAESLASGMRVRPVARGTTKTAEQPAAKSSGKPADKP
- a CDS encoding M20/M25/M40 family metallo-hydrolase, whose product is MLVPVVAPAQQQALASWIALDAPVGLERRTTVPLIPALTRATGGSWQGDALGNLTLRKGSGLPRRVVACAIDRAGFAVTHITSTGMLRLHRVGNVAHPLWDQAHEGQQLEILTERGAVPAVSAIANGHFAQQHRKDSLVVTADDLWVDVGASSPADVAALGIRLLDPVQRRLDAFRYGDRTAGAQAGLRAGCAALVAAATGAVTTGETMFVISVQSAFGWPGVGGAVARSGFAPTEITLLANGRAERQQRWVRAGQFAAVNVGTFRAMRADSVRIVSPAVRHAGTLMESIGDADATWLLEAAAAAAGVSTPSSAAWVPVATRHRSSAALDAPMPGDPFATLTRSLAQLADLPGVPTHEWRVREAILAQLPAWARDRAVVDSVGNIIVSAGPARDTVVFMAHMDEVAYHVAAIVRDGTVSLRERGGVINSAWEGQPAVLHFPKAATGAPDTLMGVFVPRDSARVKNPRALTAWFGLDSAALVARGVRVGLGVTSPKVSVRLFGSRFTGRSMDDRAGSTALLMAVRTINPASLNHAVLFVWSVQEEGGLVGAQVVAASHGASTTRIYSIDTFVSSNTPLESPHFAFAPLGNGPVLRAIENGSISPPTVRAQVQRAAAAAGIPLQIGLTQGGTDGTTFTFFGAPNTGLSWPGRYSHTPAEVLDLRDLQRLARLIAAVAQQRPEK